The genomic interval CGGAGCAGCGGAGCCTGGGTCGGGAGTTCAGGGCCCTCCGCGCACCCCTTGCCCCCCGGTCCCGCTCACCTAGCTATGAAGGTCAATCCGTCCGCCGCCCGCGCCCCGCGACTCCGGCAACTTGTCCCAAGTTCAGGTGTCGGGCCCGAGAGCTGCGCCGGCCGCCCCCTCCCGGGCTCCTCCGGCTCCGCGCCACCGGGGAGGCCCGCCCCCGTCCGCCCTGCCCTCTGCCGTCGGCGCCGCCGCCGCTCCCTACGTCCAGCCCGCGGCCGCCGCCTCCGCTGTCACCGAGCCCCGCGCCCGGCGCCGGGGCTCCTGCTGTCACTCGGCACTCACTTCCCGCCGTGCCCGGCAGAGGGCAGCACCCTAccccgcggccccgcccctcccggctCCGCCCCTCCCCGCCCTACCGCCCGTCTGCCTGCTGCAGAGCCCGCTGGGAAACGTAGTCCTCCCTGCTGGGCGACGGCTCTGCTAGGCACGTCGGGATTTGTAGTCCCACCCTGCTGGCTCAGGCCTGTGCTGAGACTTGGCGTTTAATTTGGAAACTTTGATCCACTTGGTTTCTACCCCTTTTGCAagttttctctttcagaaagTAATGTCACGAACCACAGATCATCACAATATGCCCTGTGGCCTATTTGACCCCAGTGAGAGGCGTGCAGTGCTCTGGCTTTCCTGGAGTCTAGGAAAGAGGTAGGGTCCCAGATGGTGTGTTGTTGCCATAGAAACCCCTCTGTGTCAACCCTCATCCTCCTGGTTTGGAATGGGGTACCAGACCTGGGTCTTGAGCATAAGGAACAAGCTTGATCAGCATGGTGAAGGAAATATGACTATAAAATGGAGCCCACCTCCTCTCCCATCATGAGTTCTCCATTTATCTAGGTGGGGGCCCTCCCCACCTAGACCTCATTACCTGGAGCTTGCAGGTACACCACCACCATGTTGCTGAACAGAGAAACTTCCTGACCTTTTCATGTCACCCTCCCGTGATGCACGTCACAAGATGCTCTGGTGGCATCACGTGATGTCTCCCTAAAGGACCCACATCTGTTACAATGCTCATTGTCCTCCAGCCTTCTTCTGAAAGCTCCTAGGGCAAACTTGATCACAGATAAGGAGGAAGAAGCCTAGATTTAAGACACATGGGACCCCTAGTCACACTGCTAGTGATATGTGTGGGGTAACTCTGGTGGTAGTTTGGTAAATTAGGTCAGCAGAGCATTTTGGATTGTCCCTTACAAAGGCATGCCGTGCCTGCATGCCACTACCCCTGTCTTCCCTCTCCAGAGAGAAGCTGTGAAGAGACTCCAAACTTTGAGGGGTACATGGCCCACCCCCAAGCCTACCTCATGCCCTATTTCTCTTAGAAACTCAGTGACCCACGACGAACCTCCTAGAAACTCAGGGACAACATGGTCCGATAGAGACAAAGTTGCCTCTGATTCTTATTGTCCCGTTCCCTGAGCCTCACAGGCTGCGACCGCCCTCTAAAAACAACAGGATGGCCAACGTGGAGAAGAGCTGTTTATTATTAGAGAGAGTCCAGAGTCCAGAGAAGGGAGGCTAAATGCAGAGAGGAAGTGCAGAGAGAACCCCCTGTAGGGTGGAGTGTCCAGAGGGAGAAGGAAGCCCGGGAGTCCAGGCACTGAGTCTAGACGGCCGTGGCAAAGCCCACCCTGTTGTTGCCCAGGTCATAGACGGAATAGTATGACCTGAGAAAGACGTCCCCAAGGATCCACAGGGGCTGGCCGTTCTGGGAGGGTACGTAGGTGATCTCCACCCCCAGGATGCAGTAGCTGTCGTCATTCTGCACAACACACAAGGGCAACACTCATTCATCAGCTCACAGGTGGACCGGGCACTGTTCAGCCCAGAGCCCCAGGCCAGcagcacagatacagaaaagGATGAGCCAGAGTTTCTACCCTTGAGGCCTCACAGGCCAACTGTGGCTGAGGGCAGGTTGCAAGGGCCCTCCCTCTGCAGGATCTCCTCAACTCCTGGTAGTAAAGCCTTGGAGCCAGATCAACTTAGGTTCAAACCTTAGCTTCACCCTTACTATGTAGCTTTAGGCCAATGAGTTAACCTCTTGGAACCTCCAAGTTTttacttgtaaaataaaaattcatatctCCCTCATTAAATGTTATGACgagtcatcaggaaaatgtagACAAAGTGCTTCACTTGGTGGCTGACTCTTGTAAGTGCTCAACAGAGAGCCAGTGCCTCTCCCCCTTAATTAATTAATAACAATTATTATTAATAGATGATTGCTCTGCTCTTTCACAGCCTGGTTCCAGAGAAGGGGTTAAAATCCATGAGAGGGGAAGAGAAATCAATGCTTCAAGGAGATGGCACAGTTAAGGGGACCCAGTGTTTCTGGCTCCTCAcagcttcctcccacccctcacccaccTCCATCCCTGACCTTCTGCCCACTGGTTCAGCCTGCAGGAACCAGGACTTACATTGAGGATGTAGGAGGCGGGTGGCAGAGGGAACTGCACACCATTGATGACGAAGGTGAGGGTGGGCAGGTTCTGGATGTTGTTACAGTCCACAGGAAACTGCAGAGAGGAACAGCGCCCGGGTCGCCTCATCTCCCCGCTAAGAGGACCTGCCAGCCCCATCACTGCAGCCCCTGGGGTCCTGGGCCCGAGCCCCAAGTCTGCTCTTGGACTGGAGGCTGCAACACCAATACTGCTGGTGTAACCCACGAGGACTCGAGTACAGAACCTCCAAGTTGTAGAAGCTGCTGTACAGAGGGTGGGTTGTGGGGGGACCTGAGTCATGTTTCTCAAAACatgcctctttcttttttttttttttaaattttattttatttttaaactttacataattgtattagttttgccaaatatcaaaatgaatccgccacaggcatacatgtgttccccatcctgaaccctcctccctcctccctccccacaccatccctctgggtcgtcccagtgcaccagccccaagcatccagtatcgcgcatcgaacctggactggcaactcgtttcttacatgatattctacatgtttcaatgtcactctcccaaatcttcccaccctctccctctcccacagagtccataagactgttctatacatcagtgtctcttttgctgtctcgtacacagggttattgttaccatctttctaaattccatatatatgcgttagtatactgtatttatgtttttccttctggcttacttcactctgtataataggctccagtttcatccacctcattagaactgattcaaatgtattctttttaatggctgagtaatactccattgtgtatatgtaccacagctttcttatccattcatctgctgatggacatctaggttgcttccatgtcctggctattataaacagtgctgcgatgaacattggggtacacgtgtctctttcccttctggtttcctcagtgtgtatgcccatgCCTCTTTCTTGAATTTCCCCCATGAAAGTTTAAATCTACACCTCTTCCCTGCAAGTGTCCTTTTAAAATAGGTCTGATGCACTActctgtgtaaaatagatggctgatgggaagctactgtatagcacaaggtgttcagctgggtgctctgtggtgactagaggggtggaatggcaGTGGCCGGGTGGGAGGtcaaagagggaggggatggataTATGCATGCCTCTAACTGATTCTCTTTGTTGGACAGCTttacacagcattgtaaagcaattataccccaataaaaattaaaataatacataaataaagtaCACAGGTGTGTAGAAAATATATCTCATCAGCCCACCAAAGTTAGTGAGAATACCTTAATTATGCAAACCCTTTGGTAGGTTCAGGAGGCGGTAAGGATGGGGCAGGGCCCTGCCCCATCCACCTCCCAAGGTGGAGGTGAAGGAGCTCTGGATTCAAGAGTTATTCCTTGTCGCTCTAGGGCTTGGTCCCACATTCTAGTTATTTAGCTCTTACTGCAAAGCCCAGCAGGTGTTTAAACTGTTTCCTCTAAGAGGTTGAAGCTCAGAGGAAATTCTGCCTATTAGTGACCTCCCATACCAGCACAGGCATCTGGCCCCCCTGAATCAGCCTTCGGCCCccagccagcccccaccccagtcaTCCCGGGGCCCCCACCTCCAGTGCCAGGAGACAGCGAGAAGCACAGAGGCCAAAAATCAGGCTATTCCTGTGctcccaggaaaaaccataaatgCCCCCTGGCCTCTCCCCGGGAAAGGGCACGCCTCCGCCGCATGCACCTGTCCATACTGGTCCTCCTGGGCTCCCGTGGCCTGCAGAAGGGCACTCAGGAACTGCTGGGGCACCGTGAGCAGAGATGTGCCGGTGTCCACGATGGCCTGGCAGCCTGTGGAGCACCAGCCCGTGGCCTGGTCACCAATGAGGAACCTAAATGGTGAGAAGATGGGCAGTCTCAGCACCTCCCAGCTCAGGGCAGCTAGGGGCTGGGCCGCAGCCACCGAATCAAGGTACGCCTCAGGAAGATAAAGATTCTACAGAGGTCAATCCAACCACCCCCCAGCCTCATAACAGTCTGTCCAAGTCCACCTGAATGGCCATGTATTCtgtttctaaaaagttccacagaTAGTTCTAGAAAGACTGATGGCCAGGGCTATTGATTCGTTGTAAATACTTTGAGTAAATTAgtccctccccccacacaccccaGTTTCTAATCTCTAAGGCCCTAGGGTTGGATGACAGGGCCTGAAATGTCTGGGATTCCAGACCCTGCCTCTTCCTGTGTTGTCCCCATCACACCCACCTTCTCCAGGCCAACCAGGGTCTTGAAACCCCAAGACCTGGATGTGTGTGTGCAACATCCTGCCCGAATGAAGTGCCCACACCCCTGGGGCCCACTGCAGACTCACTCCTCAAAGCCAATCTGCCAGTACAGCTCCTGAGTGACGGGGGCCCAGTAGATCTGCCCTGTGTACAGGCAGTTGTCCACACCCCCAAAGATGACTGCTCCCCCGTCCTGAGAGCCCTGTTGGCTGCAGAATGTAAAGTGAAAGGTGAGTCAGGAAGTGGCTATGGGAAAGGCAAGAAAATAGAAGTCCTGCCCTGGCtccagactggggctccctgaggcagggctgtgtctcccctcagactggggctccctgaggcagggctgtgtctcccctcagactgggaaCCCCTGAGGCAGgcctgtgtctcccctcagactggggctccctgaggcaggcctgtgtctcccctcagactgaggctccctgagagcagggctgtgtctcccctcagactgggaaCCCCTGAGGCAGgcctgtgtctcccctcagactggggctccctgaggcaggcctgtgtctcccctcagactgaggctccctgagagcagggctgtgtctcccctcagactgggaaCCCCTGagagcagggctgtgtctcccctcagactggggctccctgagggcagatgTTGTGTCCCCCACCTCTGACCAAGGCTGGGAATTCCCAGTGCCTCCAGCTCTCAAATGAGGCCGCTCCACCAAGCACTTCCTCTGGGAAAGCCTCTGGTCATCTGGCCTGCAGCCCTGTCCCacctctctcctctgcctttcacttcATGCTGCTGGTGGAGCGTGTCAGCAGGAGCCTGACCGGGGCCCAGTTTGTTTTTTGCTGGAATCGGAGGGAGGAGGGGCCCAGGGGGAGTGGAGGGCACGACCTCCCTGTTAGACAGTAGACGAGCAGGAGTGTAGCACTGGGCAGCGATCCTCTGGGCTAAACTCAAGAGTACTTGTAAACAGAGGTCAGCAACCTTAGTAACAGGATAATATTGTTGAAAGTCGGGTTCAAATGACTAAGCCCCAGAGAGTAGATGTTGACTATCTCTAGAAGGTGGTTGTCTAATTCTAGAGAGGAAAGATGGAAAGTCCCCTCCAGGccacccaccccttcccaccgCTTGGCTCCAGGGCCCATCCACGTAAATAACCACTTTTGCTTGTGTTTGTGGTAAGAACAACAATTTGTTTGAGTTCATGGTGGACTGAGGCCAGAAGACCTGGCTAGAACAATAGATCAAAGGAGATGAAGAATAGATTATTACACAAAAGAGGTGTCCAGGTAGAAAACATTTGGTCAGAAGGAAGTGAACTCACTGCAGCTCTGGGCAGGCAGTTAGCCCTAGAGgtaggagaaaagtgaaagtgttagctgctcagtcgtgtctgactcacagcgaccccgtggactgtagcccaccaggctcctctgtccatggaattctccaggcaagaatactcgagtgggttgccattcccttctccaagggatcttacccacccagggattgaaccccggtctccctcattgcaggcagattcttcaccatctgagccaccagggaagtcccatagggTAGGAGAAGCTGCAACAATGCTCCAGGCAGAGTTCTGCCAGAGGAAGGGGAGATTCTGTCTTGGCCAAGAAACGCAAAGAAGAGACCGAGTGAGCTGGGGACAGATGCGGGGATGGGGAGCGCAGGAAAGGAAGAGTCAGAAGCCCAGGAGGAAAGGTCCTGCCAAATGCCTGCTGGGAATGCCTGCCTCCAAACTCCAAAGTGTTTGAACCTCAGCTGTCCAGGCCTGTGGAAGCTAGTGAGCTGGGAGCCAGGGACTGCCAAGTAGTTCCTTACCTGCTGAGGTAGAAGCTTAAGACGGGGCTGGTGAGGGCACCCTCCTGCAGCATGCCCTGAAGGACGGTGGTGGCCCCATCCACGGACAGGGAGGGGTAGGCCATGCCCATGATGCCATCAAACTTCGCATAGAGGAAATTGGTACCTGGCTCAGTCTTACTCAAGCCGAACTCCTGGTTGGGGACCTTGATGCCTTGGACCTGGAGGGGATGCAGAGGATGGGAAGTGATGAATGTAACTCCACACACCCCCCTCTGGATCCCCCTCCTGAGACCCATCTGTCTGTTCTTCATCCCTCCCTCACTTCTGCCACCTCGCTTCTTGACAGGTTTGCGAAAGCCactttctcttccaaggagccacCCTCACCTGCTGCAGCCCCGCCCATCCCAACCTGCTGCTCCCCGAGGCTTTAAGCTTCTTAAGGAAAATGAGCGGGCCATCCCAGTCACTCTGTGTCCTAGCGACTGGAACGTGGTGGCCCACAGTGAGGGGtcgatgagtgaatgaatgagccttttctggtttttttggctgcacctcacagcatgcaggatcttagttccctgaccagggatcagccccctgcattggaagctcagtgtcttaaccactggatcaccaaggccGTTCCTCGATGAGCCTCTAGTGTTATGATTTTCTGGCCTGTATGGtagagtatgggcttccctggtgcctcagtggtaaagaatccgcctgccaatgcacgaggcatggattcaatccctgggtcaggaagactccctagagaaggaaatggcaacccactccggtattttggcctgagaaatcccatggatagaggagcctggtgggctatacagtccatggggttgcaaaagaatcagacacaactgagcaactcaacaacaaacaaTGGCAGAACACTGGGTGTTTCCCATGTATTTCAAAGACCTCCGTCTAAGTCTCCCCATCAGACTCAGAACTATGAGGTTAGAATCGAGTTCACAGCCCCAAATTACCTTGCCTATATCCTAGGAAGAGGTGAGGGCTCAGCCGGCAGCATCACTCACCGTCAGAGTATCATAGCCTAAGATGCCAGTGAGGCTGCCGCTGCCATACTGCAGGGAGAAGGTCTGCTCATTGGTGGAGTAGGTGGAGGATAGGCTGTGGTTGAAGCGGGTGTGGCTGGCTGCAGGGAAGGGAAAATTCGGGGAAGTCATGCTGGCCCCCTCTAAGGTCTGCAAGGCTGCCCACTTGTCTCCCAGCCTGTACTCACATCCTATagcctcagcacacacacacacacacacacacacacacacacccctccacctACAGGCCAAGGAGTCAGATGGTAGCCAACTGACATTCCTGGCATCAGAAGACCCTTAAGAACTGGGCAGCCTTGACCCCAAAGCACCCACCCCCCCAACCTAACATAATCACAGAATCGTCAGATGCCCTAGGATGATGACCTCCCTAGGACTATAGTGTGGGCAAGTTGTATAGTATCTATCTCCATCTTCCTGGCCCCCAGCAGATCTCCTGATACACGGTAAGTGTCGAGAAATTACTCATCAGATGAAGGAGTGAATGGACCTCCAGGGTATTCCCTGAAACTTCCCTCACCCCAGGGGAGAAGCTGGCCATACCAGGATCCTGAGACAGCCTAGGATGGGGCCAGTGAGGGACCTTCTGGACTAGAGGTGTCAAGACCCAAACCCCAAGGCTTTGGCAGGGGCCAGGCCCGCCCTAGGAAGTGTGCATCTCCAAAGACAGTGACAGGAGGAGGACCACGTCTATGTCCTTCTCCCGGGTCCTTGGGAGAGTTCAGTGAGAACTTAGTAAATCGTGGTGGGGGAGTAGCATAGAAAGAGTGTTGTAAAGTGGAGCGGGCCAGAATGGCATTGCCCAGAGTGAACAGAACGAGGTGGAGTGAGCTGGGCTAGGCTGGAGTAGGTGAAGGAATATGTCCTGGTAATCAGAGAGGGGCCACCCAGGCTCATGGCCAGTTCCTTCCCTCTGGGTGGGACATGTGCTGTGTGACACTGGACAAATCCCTGGACCTTTCCAGGACTGGAGCTCCCTGCTCaccccacctccccgccccccagcaaTCTTTACGAAAGTGCAGCCTTTCCCCAACAGGTGTCAATGCCCTCCCTTCCGCAGCCCAGCACTCACTGCAGGCCTGGCTCTGGCAGTAGACAGAGGGCACCCACAGGTTGGAGGAGCCGGTATCAAAAAGGACCAAGAAGTTCTGTGGTGGCGTCCCAATGCTGATCTCGCCAAAGTAAGCagcctgggtggggaggaagggacatGGGGCAGGCTCTTAGCTctgggtgggggtcggggggtgggtcCTGCTTGTGGTGGGGGCATTGGAGCcagtcactccagtgttcttcccatCAGGCCCAGCCTTCTCCATGGCCAGAGCAGCAGAGTGGCCAGCCCCACAGCCCACACCACAAGCAGGGGCTCGAGCCTGCCCTCCACACTTGCCCAGAGGGCCCTCAGTCTGAGCCCGCCTGGGGCAGCAGCAAAAGTCTGCGTGGACTCAGCTGCCAGGTCATCAGGGGTCCCTCTGTGCTTTCTCAGGCAATGAAGTCTCCGGGCTGGCAGGCAGGTCTGAGAGACAGGGGCAGCCTCCAGGGGGTGAGTGGGAGGGTGCAGAGAGGGAGAGTGTAGCTcacagcccaggcctggccctcagcctttggcagcaggaggagggggagccccaggggagggtcaagactcacgtccatgtagtccatgggctcggtGGCCACAATGAAGTCACCAAAGCGGTACTTCTGGGCCGGGTCGTGCTTGTAGGTCCTCAGGAAGTCCTCCAGGAGGCCCTTCTCCTTCATGATCTCACGGATGGACTTAAATTTCTTCAAGGGGATTCTGCAGAAGGGCTGGGGTCAGGGCAGGGACTCCCTCTTTCCTACTGCGCCTCTAATATCCcaatctctctctccatccctaaCTGCCTCAGGCTCCCCGTCGCTCTGTCCCCGGGGTCCGTCGCTTGTAtgtgtctgtctccctctttctccatttctgtttCGATCTCTGGCTCTCTCTGGctctttctccctctgcctctctttttctcttggaaaACTCTTCTCAGGACTTGCTCCAAGATTCAGAAGACAGCTACCTTCACCCAGGCCTGCCCCGACCTCATCCCATGGGTTGTCATCCCACCCTGGTCCTCCACTCTCACATACCCCATAAACTCTTTcccaggaaggggagaggaacTTTAGACATTACTCTTTGGAGGATTTGTgcggttggtttgtttgttttggctgtgtttgctggatctttgttccctgaccaggaattgaacccacgctctggcagtgaaagcgcagagcccttaaccagtggaccacaaaGGAATTCCCagtttgtgcatttttaaaaaaaggtttcagagggacttccttggtggttcagtggttaagactctgcactctcaatgcagagggcacgggttcaatctctgagaaactaagatcccacatgctgcacaacacagaaaaataataaattaaaaagcaatacataattcaaaaaataaaaagtcttcagAGATGGCAAAGTTAACCCCAAAGGGAGTCCCCCGGATTGGTGGCCCTCAGGCAACTGGCACTGGCTGGATGTGACAGAGCACGGGCCCCAGGGAGCAGCACTAGACTGGGGACTCAGAAGACAGGGTCCTAGTTCTGCTGCTCCGGGTCTGGCCTGGGTCAGTCATGCTCCTCACAGGAGGCAGGGACCATGCAGAGGTTGGCTGGACTGGTCCAGAGCCCAGATCAGCCTCTGGAACTGGATCTCCTGAATTATGGGTTTCTGCCCGTGTCTTCCCAGACCTGCCTGCCTCCATTGCCCAGGGGTCTCTGCCAGTGTCCCCAGGCCTTGCTCCAGGCTTCTGGattcctgcttccttccccaTCTCTTCCCCATTCCCTCAAGACCCTGCATTCTCCAGAAATTCTCTGCTAAACCCTTCACCTTGAGATATGAAGGCTGATGATTGCTTCACACCAACACGACTCCAGAATTTGCATACTCAAAGAAGTTTCTGAGAGAAGCCAACTTTCCACCAAATAAAATGCCCTTTTAATGGTGCAATCGCAGGCAATGAGGCAGGCTGGGCGCCCTTTTGATGTCCTGTGAACCTGGCCGCCTTATCCCCTTTCCCCTGGCACCTCAGTGTATAGAGATTACATGACTGGTGTTTCTGCTTAGATGATTTGGCATCTGTCAAATAAATTGGGGGCCCTTAAGGAAACTTCTAGCAAACATCTCCCTATCTAGAAATAATTGTACCAGCCtttcaaggtctttttttttttttttttttaggcagaaGTTGCCCCTACTCTCTCTGTTTCTGGTCTATGCTTTATCATCAGTGGGGGAACGGATGGTGCTTCTCCCTCAGACTGGAAGCTTCCTGAAGGCAGAGGCCATATCTCTTCCTATCCTGAGATCTGTCCAGTGCCGACTCAGGGAGCCTTCCCTGCCTCAGAGCAGAAGCAGGTCAGCCAGAGAGCTTCCATGTCCCTTCCAACACGTGAGGACAGCAGAACGATGGACGGTATGTATATGAACTAGGAAGCAGATTCTCAACCAGACACCAAATctactggcaccttgatcttggacttcccagcctccaaaactttgagaaaaaaattactgttatTTATAAGTCATCCAGTCTATagtagttttggggtttttttttttacttgttattttctattggggtatagccgattaggGCTTCGtgggtagctcaactggtaaagaatctgcctgcaatgcaagagatcctggttcagttcctggatggggaagttcccttggagaagggataggctaccgaatccagtattcttgggcttccctggtgactcagacggtaaagaattcacctgcaatatgggaagtcagttcagtcgctcagttgtgtccgaccctttgtgacccaatgaactgcagcacgccaggcccccccgtccatcaccaactcccagagtccacccaaacccatgtccattgagtcggtgatgccatccaaccatctcatgctctgtcgtccccttctcctcctgccctcaatccttcccagcatcagggtcttttccaatgagtcagctcttcgcatcaggtggccaaagtattggagtttcagtcttaacatcagtccttccaatgaatacccaggactgatctcctttaggatggactggttggatctccttgcaatatgggaaacctgggttcaatttctgg from Bos indicus isolate NIAB-ARS_2022 breed Sahiwal x Tharparkar chromosome 23, NIAB-ARS_B.indTharparkar_mat_pri_1.0, whole genome shotgun sequence carries:
- the PGC gene encoding gastricsin, which produces MKWMVLALVCLQALEAAALVKIPLKKFKSIREIMKEKGLLEDFLRTYKHDPAQKYRFGDFIVATEPMDYMDAAYFGEISIGTPPQNFLVLFDTGSSNLWVPSVYCQSQACTSHTRFNHSLSSTYSTNEQTFSLQYGSGSLTGILGYDTLTVQGIKVPNQEFGLSKTEPGTNFLYAKFDGIMGMAYPSLSVDGATTVLQGMLQEGALTSPVLSFYLSSQQGSQDGGAVIFGGVDNCLYTGQIYWAPVTQELYWQIGFEEFLIGDQATGWCSTGCQAIVDTGTSLLTVPQQFLSALLQATGAQEDQYGQFPVDCNNIQNLPTLTFVINGVQFPLPPASYILNNDDSYCILGVEITYVPSQNGQPLWILGDVFLRSYYSVYDLGNNRVGFATAV